ACTGTACTAATTCTCTGAATGCCTCCGAAAATAATAAGACCAGTTAGTACAGCAAGCACCGCTCCTGTCACCCAACCGTTAATATGAAAGCTTTCATCCATCACATCAGAAATGGTATTCGATTGAACACTGTTCCCAATCCCTAGTGCAGCAAAGGCACCAAAGAAAGCAAAGGCAATAGCAAGCCCTTTCCATTTCTTACCTAGCCCTCGTTCTACATAATACATAGGCCCGCCGGAGTATTCTCCGTTCTCATTTTTAACCCGGTATTTCATAGCAAGCAAGGCTTCCGCATATTTTGTTGCCATTCCTAGTAATCCTACAATCCACATCCAAAAGATAGCACCTGGTCCCCCAAGTGTTAACGCAGTGGCTACACCGGCGATATTCCCGTTCCCAATTGTAGCCGACAACGCCGTCATCAGTGTTTTAAAGTTGCTGATATCTCCTTCAGCATCGGATGAAGATTCCGACTTTTCTTCTTTCGTAAAAGCCAGTTTAAATGCATACATTAGCTTCCTAAACTGTAATCCTCTTAACATAATGGTTAAGAATAACCCTGTCCCAAATAAGAGAATTAAGCTAGGTGTTCCCCATAGTACATCGTTGATTCGATTTAATACGTCTAACATGATTTACCCCCTGCTCTCGATGTATCTTGTTGTGAGTTTTGGGTTTTAACATTCTCCCATTATATACTTTATCACTCATTTTTGAAGAGATATTTGTGAAATCGTAAAATTTTAAGCGCTTTCAATTGTTGAAAACAACAAACGGATTGAGTAAGCTTTAGGAAATACCACAAATTCTTATAGATTTTCCTCACTGGTGTGCCTTAAAATGTACCAGGGAGACTTTCGTATTTATTAAAACACCACCGAAAATCAGAAGAAAGAAAACATGCTAAATCAACACTCTTCTGAGTTGTGGATTCTCTGCTATGCTCAAGTAATGGGGCCGTTATACTAATTTAGCCAGGGGTGTCTGGGGAACGGGGAGACTCCTGCGGGAGAAAGAGGTAGACGAGACCCCGGAGCGAACAAAGTGAGCGAGGAGGCTCGACAAGAGGAGGTTCGACTAAAATCGTCACATCCTGTGACAACGTCGAACGACCCCACGTCGTGTGGGGCCCCGCGGAAAGCGAGTCGTTCCCCAGACACCCCAAGCGCCTAACAAACATTACAGCCCCCTCCTCAAAAAGCATCGCAAGACCAGATACAGAGCTTAAACAGAAAGAAGGTGAGGTTGCCATGGGAACATATACCGGGAGCCAAGATCCATTTAAAGGACCATTCCGCTCGTTAGAAGAACTGGCCGATCGTATTAGCGATCTATTGCACTGCCCAGTTACGATAGAAGATTCGAATCATCGCATTTTGGCATACAGCACTCACGATGAGAACGTCGATCCTGCCAGAATCGCAACCATTATGAGGAGAAAAGTTCCGGAGAACGTCATCAAGACATTATGGAAGAACGGGGTCATCCCTCAGCTATTTGAAAGCGAAGAACCGGTTATTATTCCAGCTATTGAAGAAGTCGGTTTAGGGAAGCGTGTAGCCATATCCGTACGTAAAAACAACGAAATTCTCGGCTTTATTTGGGCTCAAGTTCACTGGGACGTAACGGATGAAGAACTCGACCTTTTTAAGAGGGCAGCCAAAGTCGTTAAAAATCAAATGTTACAACTTCAAATCAAAAAACGTAAATCAGAAGAAGATCATAAAGAGTTCTTCTGGCAATTACTGACCGACCACCTGACGGATCTTGAAACGATTCAGAGCCAGGCAAGGAAATATCATATTCAGTTAGAAGGACCTTTGGCTATTGTCGTCTTTGAATTTGAGGAGGATATCCATCAATCATTGGAACGACATATCCATTACTATATCGAAGCTTCAAGACAAGTAGGAATCGTATGCAGCGCGATCGATTCGAACCAACTCATCTTACTTGTTCGCCCACACTCTAGTGAGGCACCTGGGAAAGAAATCAATGATTTTGTTAGCGCCTTTGTAGAGAAAATACAAGACAGGGTTAACGTTGAGTTCTTAAAAGGAGCAGCGGGCACGTTGTACAAGAACCCCGTCCGTATACAAGATAGTTATAAAGAAGCCTTACACGTCTTATCCATTAAAGATCGTTTCTCTCATGAAGTTGAAGGAATCTATAGTTACCAGGATCTAGGGATCTATCAGTTTATTGATTCTTTATATGAGAAGCGCATTCGTGATCATTACACAAATCAATACATCGAAACCCTTCGCGCCTATGACGAGAAACACCGGACAGAATTACTGGAGACCGTAAGTGAATTTTTGCGATGTGATAGTAACGTAAACGAAGCAGCAAAGGCTTTGCATATTCATTCCAACACGTTGAATTATCGTTTAAAACGAATTGCTAACTTAACAGGATTTAATTTTAAAGATCCAAACCAAAAAATAACATTGTACCTGGATTTGATGATTGAACGCCTGAAACAATAAGGGCCTTGTTGATTTCTACAAAAGATGATTCTGACTTTCTCTCTTTTACACAATGCAATCCGTTCATTCCCCATCTATAATCGGAATTACAAAATCGATTACAAACAAAGGGGATGAGGGAATTGTTCATCGGAATTCCAAAAGAGATAAAAAACAATGAAAATCGTGTAGCGATCACACCAGCAGGGGTACTAAACTTGGTGAAAGCAGGCCATAGCGTATTCGTTGAAACAACTGCCGGTATTGGAAGCGGTTTCGAAGATCAGGATTACAGAGACGCAGGAGCCACCATTGTCAATTCAGCAGCAGAAGCATGGGAAAAAGAAATGGTGATGAAAGTAAAAGAACCACTACCATCTGAATACGGCTATTTCCGTGAAGGCTTAATTCTATTCACATACCTGCACCTTGCAGCTGAGCCAGAACTAGCGAAAGCCCTAACAGAAAAAGGCGTTATTTCTCTTGCGTATGAAACAGTTGAAACCAACCGTACGCTTCCACTTCTAACACCAATGAGTGAAGTAGCGGGTCGCATGTCAGCGCAAATCGGTGCTCAGTTCCTTGAAAAACCAAAAGGCGGACTTGGCATTCTTCTAGGTGGAGTACCTGGAGTGAAACGCGGTAAAGTTACGATCATCGGTGGTGGTGTAGTCGGTACAAACGCAGCTAAAATTGCCATTGGACTTGGCGCAGATGTAACCATGATCGACCTTAGCCCAGAGCGACTTCGCCAGCTGGATGATATCTTCGGAAACGAAATCAACACATTAATGTCCAATCCTTTAAATATCGCAGAAGCGGTAAAAGAATCTGACCTTGTCATTGGCGCTGTTCTTATTCCTGGAGCGAAAGCACCAAAACTTGTCACAGAAGACATGGTCAAAGAAATGAAACAAGGTTCTGTTCTAGTAGATGTTGCGATTGACCAGGGCGGTATTATTGAAACAGTTGATCATATTACAACACACGATGATCCTACGTATGTGAAACACGGCGTCGTTCATTATGCAGTTGCGAATATGCCAGGTGCTGTCCCTCGTACATCGACAATTGCTTTAACGAATGTTACGATTCCTTATGCATTACAAATCGCAAATAAAGGCGTTTCAAAAGCAATTGAAGACAATCCGGCGCTAGAAAAAGGATTAAACACAGCAAATGGTCATGTCACATATGAAGCTGTAGCCAGAGACCTTGGCTATGCGTTTACTCCTTCTCATGATGCATTAAACGCTGTATACTCAAACTAATCAACTTACCTATCAGGTGCCTTTCGGTGAAGGGCACCTTTTCCATGATAAAAAGCAGTGGATGCCACTCTAAGGCATCCTCTTTTTATGGCCTTTAGTCCATTTATCTTTATTAAAGAAAGGTTGGTGTTCTCATGATCCATCCACATAGCTACCGAGACACTTGGGCAGATATCTCACTAGACGCCCTTTCACACAATGTGAACGCTTTTAAACATTACACCAATCCAGCTTGCCGATTAATGGCCGTTGTTAAAGCAGATGGTTATGGACACGGAGCAGTAGAAATCGCTCAAACCGCAATTGATGCAGGTGCAGATTGGCTAGGCGTCGCTTTCGTCGATGAAGGAATCGAGCTTCGTAAAGCCGGAGTTCAAAAGCCAATATTGCTCCTAGGGTATACACCTCCAAGGTCGATTGAAGCAGCAGTGATTCATGATTTAACGATTACCGTCTTTACCCGTG
The nucleotide sequence above comes from Pontibacillus chungwhensis. Encoded proteins:
- a CDS encoding PucR family transcriptional regulator — protein: MGTYTGSQDPFKGPFRSLEELADRISDLLHCPVTIEDSNHRILAYSTHDENVDPARIATIMRRKVPENVIKTLWKNGVIPQLFESEEPVIIPAIEEVGLGKRVAISVRKNNEILGFIWAQVHWDVTDEELDLFKRAAKVVKNQMLQLQIKKRKSEEDHKEFFWQLLTDHLTDLETIQSQARKYHIQLEGPLAIVVFEFEEDIHQSLERHIHYYIEASRQVGIVCSAIDSNQLILLVRPHSSEAPGKEINDFVSAFVEKIQDRVNVEFLKGAAGTLYKNPVRIQDSYKEALHVLSIKDRFSHEVEGIYSYQDLGIYQFIDSLYEKRIRDHYTNQYIETLRAYDEKHRTELLETVSEFLRCDSNVNEAAKALHIHSNTLNYRLKRIANLTGFNFKDPNQKITLYLDLMIERLKQ
- the ald gene encoding alanine dehydrogenase encodes the protein MFIGIPKEIKNNENRVAITPAGVLNLVKAGHSVFVETTAGIGSGFEDQDYRDAGATIVNSAAEAWEKEMVMKVKEPLPSEYGYFREGLILFTYLHLAAEPELAKALTEKGVISLAYETVETNRTLPLLTPMSEVAGRMSAQIGAQFLEKPKGGLGILLGGVPGVKRGKVTIIGGGVVGTNAAKIAIGLGADVTMIDLSPERLRQLDDIFGNEINTLMSNPLNIAEAVKESDLVIGAVLIPGAKAPKLVTEDMVKEMKQGSVLVDVAIDQGGIIETVDHITTHDDPTYVKHGVVHYAVANMPGAVPRTSTIALTNVTIPYALQIANKGVSKAIEDNPALEKGLNTANGHVTYEAVARDLGYAFTPSHDALNAVYSN